In a genomic window of Taylorella equigenitalis ATCC 35865:
- the guaB gene encoding IMP dehydrogenase: MRLTKKALTFDDVLLVPAYSNILPKDTSLKTKLTRNINLNIPIVSAAMDTVTESSLAIAMAQEGGIGIIHKNMTADQQAKEVSRVKRHEFGIVIDPVTVSPQTTVREAIELQKSHGFSGLPVVEDGKLVGIVTNRDLRFEDRYSELIANVMTPKDRLVTMKESQTLEDAQALMHKHRLERVLIVNDNFELRGLATVKDIVKNHEHPVANKDSKGQLRVGAAVGVGAGTEERVEKLVVAGVDVIVVDTAHGHSQGVIDRIKWVKQNYPQIDVIGGNIATAAAALALVEAGADGVKVGIGPGSICTTRIVAGVGVPQITAIHDVSSALEGTGVPMIADGGIRYSGDVSKALAAGAHACMMGSMFAGTEEAPGEVILFQGRSYKSYRGMGSLGAMEKGSADRYFQESGSGTEKLVPEGIEGRVPYKGSVLAIIYQLIGGIRASMGYCGCPTIEDMRTKAEFVEITSAGMRESHVHDVQITKESPNYRQG; this comes from the coding sequence ATGCGATTAACCAAAAAAGCACTCACATTTGATGATGTACTATTGGTACCTGCTTATTCAAATATCCTCCCAAAGGATACTAGTCTTAAAACAAAACTAACTCGTAATATAAATCTTAATATCCCTATTGTTTCTGCCGCTATGGATACGGTGACGGAATCAAGTCTAGCCATTGCTATGGCACAAGAAGGTGGGATTGGAATTATCCATAAAAACATGACTGCAGATCAGCAAGCCAAAGAAGTGTCTCGCGTAAAGAGGCATGAATTTGGTATTGTTATAGATCCAGTTACGGTGTCTCCTCAAACCACTGTACGTGAAGCGATAGAACTTCAAAAATCTCATGGTTTCTCTGGTTTGCCAGTAGTAGAAGACGGTAAGTTAGTCGGTATAGTTACGAATCGTGATTTGCGATTTGAGGATAGATATTCTGAGCTAATTGCAAATGTCATGACTCCTAAAGATAGACTAGTAACCATGAAAGAGTCACAAACTTTAGAAGATGCACAAGCTCTTATGCATAAACATAGACTTGAGCGAGTTCTAATCGTTAATGATAATTTTGAGTTGCGCGGTCTCGCTACTGTAAAAGATATAGTTAAAAATCATGAACATCCAGTGGCTAATAAGGATTCGAAAGGTCAATTGCGTGTTGGTGCTGCTGTTGGAGTTGGTGCTGGGACTGAAGAACGAGTAGAGAAATTGGTGGTAGCTGGAGTGGATGTAATTGTAGTCGATACAGCCCACGGTCACTCACAGGGTGTTATTGATCGTATTAAATGGGTGAAACAAAATTATCCTCAAATTGATGTGATAGGCGGAAATATAGCGACCGCAGCCGCTGCTCTTGCACTTGTAGAAGCTGGTGCTGATGGCGTTAAAGTTGGAATCGGTCCAGGTTCTATTTGTACTACACGCATTGTTGCTGGAGTGGGGGTTCCTCAGATTACTGCCATTCATGATGTGTCTTCTGCCCTTGAGGGGACTGGTGTACCTATGATAGCTGACGGTGGAATTAGGTATTCTGGTGACGTATCCAAAGCATTAGCAGCTGGTGCACATGCTTGCATGATGGGTAGTATGTTTGCTGGTACTGAGGAGGCCCCAGGCGAAGTTATCCTATTTCAAGGTCGTTCTTATAAATCCTATCGCGGTATGGGTTCTCTCGGTGCTATGGAAAAAGGTTCTGCTGACCGTTATTTCCAAGAGTCGGGATCTGGTACGGAAAAATTAGTTCCTGAAGGGATTGAAGGTCGAGTTCCTTATAAAGGTAGTGTTTTAGCGATTATTTATCAATTGATAGGCGGGATTAGAGCCTCTATGGGGTACTGCGGTTGTCCTACTATTGAAGATATGCGTACTAAAGCTGAGTTCGTTGAGATTACATCTGCGGGTATGCGAGAGTCCCACGTACATGATGTTCAAATTACGAAGGAATCTCCTAATTATCGTCAAGGATAA
- a CDS encoding NnrS family protein, translating to MLINIQNTSESQSDKPSLKALFSLGFRPLYLSAAIWTIVSIILWIYVPASLKGPMTASYWHAHEMLWGFVITIAVAFLLTASATWTGRTPAQGSILMYIVLLWWISRILLVVPSIIAFKIGMITEFSFFALSAYRLWSVLWSTKNKRNYILPFVLLILAFLDLGYLYSVLEGDYLGVSRYVDFGFIGMAYIALLIARRVLPFFASRGASIEIPNHQKSGSMQLSLMVITFMASLLDLHIIAALCLIATGIISIYQLLQWKPHKVIHIPLLWVLYISYFFLGVGLIFSGIYFLLSPSYVALIEGWGSQNDLTFMLSKPAFHLHIIGMGGFAVMIIGMITRTSLGHTGQALRADKWMVWMYICVLIAFVIRMAGLYPSNVIIAFWHTAALFWIIAFGLFLYRFTPLLTKPRADRFHPKK from the coding sequence ATGTTAATTAATATTCAAAATACAAGCGAATCACAATCAGATAAACCTAGCCTAAAAGCCCTTTTTTCATTAGGCTTTCGTCCGCTTTATTTATCGGCTGCAATTTGGACTATTGTTTCTATTATTCTTTGGATTTACGTACCAGCATCTCTTAAAGGACCGATGACTGCTAGCTATTGGCATGCTCACGAAATGTTGTGGGGTTTTGTAATTACGATTGCCGTAGCATTCCTACTTACAGCAAGTGCCACTTGGACAGGTCGAACCCCTGCACAAGGTTCCATATTAATGTACATAGTTTTGCTCTGGTGGATTTCACGAATTTTACTGGTTGTTCCGAGTATTATTGCCTTCAAAATCGGCATGATAACTGAGTTTTCATTTTTCGCCTTGTCAGCTTACAGACTGTGGTCCGTCCTATGGAGTACAAAAAATAAACGTAATTACATTCTGCCATTTGTGCTTTTAATACTCGCTTTTCTAGATCTAGGCTATTTATATTCAGTTCTAGAAGGTGATTATTTGGGTGTTTCGCGATATGTGGATTTTGGTTTTATAGGCATGGCGTATATAGCTTTGCTGATAGCTCGGAGGGTATTGCCATTTTTTGCATCACGTGGAGCTAGCATCGAAATTCCAAATCATCAAAAGTCAGGATCCATGCAGTTGTCGCTTATGGTTATAACTTTCATGGCTTCCTTGCTAGATTTACATATCATTGCAGCGTTATGTTTAATCGCAACGGGCATCATATCAATTTATCAACTTTTGCAATGGAAACCTCATAAAGTTATACATATTCCTCTGCTGTGGGTTCTCTATATTTCATATTTTTTCTTGGGTGTGGGGCTTATTTTTTCGGGCATTTATTTTCTGCTTTCGCCATCATATGTCGCACTTATCGAAGGATGGGGATCTCAGAACGATTTAACGTTTATGCTTTCAAAACCCGCATTCCACCTGCATATCATAGGTATGGGAGGGTTTGCCGTAATGATTATCGGTATGATAACTCGAACTTCGCTCGGTCACACTGGACAAGCTCTAAGAGCGGATAAATGGATGGTGTGGATGTATATTTGTGTACTCATCGCTTTTGTAATCCGCATGGCTGGTCTCTATCCAAGTAATGTGATTATAGCTTTTTGGCACACGGCAGCTCTGTTTTGGATTATCGCTTTTGGGCTTTTTTTATATCGTTTCACACCTCTTTTAACAAAACCTCGTGCAGATCGATTTCACCCTAAAAAATAA
- the guaA gene encoding glutamine-hydrolyzing GMP synthase has translation MHQKILILDFGSQVTQLIARRVRETGVYCEIHAGDVSAEFLREEQAKGLKGIILSGSHSSVYGEESDKVSDEVFNLGVPVLGICYGMQLMATQLGGRVTWASHREFGHAEIELHGHSQWFEGLKDGEVAGDKSRPTLHVWMSHGDQVEIMPAGFVCIASTGSCPIAAMADESRGFYAVQFHPEVTHTKQGAELLRRFVCDICGCEGDWNMPDYIDEAVAYIKKTVGEDEVILGLSGGVDSSVAAALIHRAIGDKLTCVFVDHGLLREHEGDQVMQALNENLGVKIIRVDATNQFLGKLEGVSDPEQKRKIIGREFVEVFQAEAAKLPNAKWLAQGTIYPDVIESAGSKTGKAVTIKSHHNVGGLPETLNLKLLEPLRELFKDEVRKLGLALGIPQSLIFRHPFPGPGLGVRILGEIKPEYVGLIQKADTIFMQELHNFIDEETGKSWYDLTSQAFTVFLPVKSVGVMGDGRTYDYVVALRAVQTSDFMTADWAPLPYALLAKVSSRIINEVRGINRVTYDISSKPPSTIEWE, from the coding sequence ATGCACCAAAAAATTCTTATTCTTGATTTTGGCTCTCAAGTTACACAACTAATTGCAAGACGTGTTCGCGAGACGGGCGTATACTGCGAAATTCACGCAGGTGATGTATCTGCTGAGTTCTTACGTGAAGAGCAAGCAAAGGGCTTAAAGGGAATTATTCTTTCAGGTAGCCACTCATCGGTTTATGGAGAAGAATCGGATAAGGTAAGTGATGAAGTTTTCAATTTAGGTGTGCCTGTTTTAGGAATTTGTTATGGCATGCAGCTTATGGCTACACAACTTGGTGGACGGGTAACATGGGCAAGTCATCGTGAGTTTGGGCATGCGGAGATTGAGTTACATGGCCATTCTCAATGGTTCGAAGGCTTAAAAGATGGTGAAGTGGCAGGGGATAAGTCTCGCCCTACGTTGCATGTATGGATGAGTCATGGCGATCAAGTAGAAATTATGCCGGCTGGGTTCGTTTGCATTGCCTCCACAGGTAGTTGTCCTATCGCTGCTATGGCAGATGAGAGTCGTGGATTCTATGCAGTTCAATTTCACCCTGAAGTAACTCATACTAAGCAAGGGGCTGAGCTTTTGCGTCGCTTTGTTTGCGATATATGCGGATGTGAGGGCGATTGGAATATGCCTGATTACATTGATGAGGCTGTGGCTTATATCAAAAAGACTGTGGGCGAAGATGAAGTTATATTGGGTCTCTCAGGAGGGGTAGATTCATCAGTTGCTGCGGCTTTAATTCACCGTGCTATAGGCGATAAGTTGACTTGTGTTTTTGTTGACCATGGATTGCTTCGCGAGCATGAAGGCGATCAAGTAATGCAAGCTTTGAATGAAAACCTAGGCGTTAAAATTATCCGTGTAGATGCTACCAATCAGTTTTTAGGCAAACTTGAAGGTGTGTCCGATCCAGAGCAAAAACGTAAGATTATAGGACGTGAGTTTGTTGAAGTTTTCCAAGCAGAAGCTGCAAAACTTCCAAATGCTAAGTGGCTAGCTCAAGGCACTATCTACCCTGATGTGATTGAATCTGCTGGTTCCAAAACAGGTAAGGCCGTAACCATTAAATCGCATCATAATGTGGGCGGATTGCCAGAGACATTAAATTTAAAATTACTTGAACCATTGCGTGAATTGTTCAAAGATGAAGTGCGTAAACTTGGGCTGGCTCTAGGTATTCCACAATCATTAATCTTTAGACATCCATTTCCAGGCCCAGGGCTTGGGGTACGTATTTTAGGTGAAATTAAGCCTGAGTATGTTGGCTTAATTCAAAAAGCTGACACAATTTTTATGCAAGAGTTGCATAATTTTATTGACGAAGAGACGGGTAAGTCTTGGTATGACCTGACTTCGCAAGCATTTACAGTGTTTTTGCCTGTTAAAAGTGTAGGAGTTATGGGAGATGGTCGCACTTACGATTATGTAGTTGCTTTGCGTGCAGTGCAGACATCTGACTTTATGACGGCTGATTGGGCACCACTACCATACGCATTACTTGCGAAAGTGTCTTCACGCATAATTAATGAGGTTCGGGGGATTAATAGGGTGACTTATGATATTAGCTCTAAACCCCCAAGTACTATAGAGTGGGAGTAA
- a CDS encoding putative DNA binding domain-containing protein, with amino-acid sequence MEGNQFSYEDMPSKDQNLTFNELEKYLIKKLSIEDLDQDILKTLGLLEAKIGFNHAAQLFADKNSFKLVDLVRYGVDINEFKERLTVENESILIAYAKSLEMYRRYYQVERIEGDERQKIELIPENAFREAIANALVHRDWSINSFIKVEMFENYIDISSPGVLPKGISEEEYINGKF; translated from the coding sequence ATGGAGGGGAATCAATTTAGTTATGAGGACATGCCTTCAAAGGATCAAAATTTAACTTTTAACGAATTAGAGAAATATTTAATTAAAAAACTATCGATTGAAGATCTGGATCAGGATATTCTTAAGACTTTGGGTTTGTTAGAGGCAAAAATTGGTTTTAATCATGCAGCTCAACTATTTGCAGATAAAAACAGTTTTAAATTAGTAGATTTAGTTAGATATGGCGTTGATATAAATGAGTTTAAAGAAAGGTTAACGGTTGAAAATGAGTCTATTCTTATTGCTTATGCCAAATCACTTGAAATGTATAGAAGGTATTATCAAGTTGAAAGAATTGAGGGGGATGAAAGGCAGAAAATTGAACTTATTCCTGAAAATGCATTTAGAGAGGCTATCGCTAATGCATTAGTTCATAGAGATTGGAGCATTAATTCTTTTATAAAAGTCGAGATGTTTGAAAATTATATAGATATCTCGTCGCCAGGTGTATTGCCAAAGGGTATAAGTGAAGAGGAATATATTAACGGTAAATTTTAA
- a CDS encoding TAXI family TRAP transporter solute-binding subunit — MNRITKSLLIGLVTIISACSDEKSSTKQKASTESTAQSSDSSKATENKLQTKFVTIATGGASGPTNIYATTLANEYARVYGVNSKTQTTGASIENLNLFKLKKVEMAFLMSDTLIEAVEGKRNFSEPIKSIRQIATLYPNFVHIVVRADSDIKEVSDLRGKRVSVGAQNSATEMNTRAILKFFDISYDDIYEDYLGYAESAEALRAGRVDAAFLTTGIPNSSLMDLNQTMPFRLLALPPEKVEEIVKEETYFQKNTIPAGTYGSSPDVPTIAILNAMIVQESLSEDDVYKLTKTFFESLPKLRASHQSIKDVNVMDAQKGHVAPMHPGAKRYYDEVNARGSAEGGDSGGASGGATSYVPGSTPAEVPGSTSSEATRS; from the coding sequence ATGAATAGAATTACAAAATCACTCCTTATTGGCTTGGTTACGATAATTTCTGCTTGTTCTGATGAAAAATCTTCTACAAAACAGAAAGCATCAACTGAGAGTACCGCTCAATCTTCAGACTCGTCCAAGGCTACAGAAAATAAATTGCAGACTAAATTTGTGACTATTGCCACAGGTGGGGCTTCGGGGCCTACCAATATATATGCGACGACATTGGCAAATGAATATGCAAGAGTGTATGGAGTGAATTCTAAAACTCAGACGACGGGTGCATCGATAGAGAATCTCAATTTATTCAAACTTAAGAAGGTTGAGATGGCGTTTCTGATGTCGGATACTTTGATTGAGGCGGTTGAGGGGAAGCGCAATTTTTCAGAGCCTATTAAGTCGATACGGCAAATTGCGACGCTTTATCCAAATTTTGTGCATATTGTGGTGAGGGCTGATTCTGATATTAAGGAAGTGTCAGACCTTAGAGGAAAGCGTGTATCGGTGGGTGCTCAGAATTCTGCAACTGAAATGAACACTCGTGCGATTTTGAAGTTTTTCGATATTTCATATGATGATATTTATGAGGATTATTTAGGTTATGCAGAATCGGCTGAAGCATTGCGAGCAGGGCGTGTGGACGCGGCTTTTTTAACTACAGGGATTCCGAATTCTTCATTGATGGATTTGAATCAGACGATGCCGTTTAGATTGTTAGCATTGCCACCAGAGAAGGTGGAAGAAATTGTTAAGGAAGAGACATACTTTCAAAAGAATACGATACCTGCAGGCACCTATGGATCGAGCCCAGATGTGCCAACGATTGCGATTTTAAATGCGATGATTGTTCAGGAATCGCTTAGCGAAGATGATGTGTATAAACTTACGAAAACGTTTTTTGAGAGCCTTCCAAAGCTTCGAGCTTCGCATCAATCCATCAAGGATGTAAATGTTATGGATGCACAAAAAGGACACGTAGCACCGATGCATCCAGGAGCTAAGCGTTACTATGATGAAGTAAATGCGAGGGGCTCTGCTGAAGGAGGTGACTCTGGGGGTGCTTCGGGAGGTGCTACTTCGTATGTGCCTGGAAGTACCCCTGCGGAGGTGCCAGGAAGCACCTCTTCGGAGGCGACTAGGTCTTAA
- a CDS encoding tetratricopeptide repeat protein → MIKKIIFATTIALAFSNLSWAEDLDIATLEQNAAEGDARSQFKLGEAYEFGKGVEKNPEKAFELYSKAANHGYRAAQTNLGFLYDTGTGTKQDFDAAMNWYKAAANQGDLAAMYNIGLLYEAGRGVKKDIDTAKMWYKKACDLDDQDSCNKLKELQ, encoded by the coding sequence ATGATTAAAAAAATTATATTTGCTACCACAATTGCTTTGGCATTTTCCAATCTAAGTTGGGCTGAGGACTTGGATATTGCCACTTTGGAACAAAATGCTGCTGAAGGCGATGCACGCTCACAATTTAAGTTGGGCGAGGCTTACGAATTCGGGAAGGGAGTAGAAAAAAATCCCGAGAAGGCATTTGAATTGTATTCTAAAGCTGCTAATCATGGTTACAGAGCTGCTCAGACAAATTTGGGGTTTCTGTATGATACGGGGACTGGCACAAAGCAAGATTTTGACGCCGCCATGAATTGGTATAAGGCAGCTGCTAATCAAGGAGATCTTGCTGCTATGTATAATATTGGGCTACTTTATGAAGCTGGCAGGGGCGTTAAGAAAGATATAGACACTGCAAAGATGTGGTACAAAAAAGCTTGTGATTTAGATGATCAAGATAGTTGTAATAAGTTAAAAGAACTGCAGTAG
- a CDS encoding nucleotide pyrophosphohydrolase, protein MKNVLDAIDKFNTERNWKKFHSPENLAKSISIEAAELLEIFQWNTKDIDKEHLKEELADVLIYCLDMTLSLNIDPERIILDKLNKNSIKYPLEDVHL, encoded by the coding sequence ATGAAAAATGTACTTGACGCCATAGACAAATTCAATACCGAAAGGAATTGGAAAAAATTTCACTCTCCTGAAAATCTTGCTAAATCAATTTCAATCGAAGCAGCAGAATTATTAGAGATTTTCCAATGGAATACTAAAGATATTGACAAAGAGCATTTAAAAGAGGAACTAGCTGATGTTCTTATTTATTGTTTAGATATGACATTAAGTTTAAATATCGATCCCGAAAGAATAATATTAGATAAATTAAATAAAAATTCAATCAAATACCCCTTAGAGGATGTTCACCTATGA
- a CDS encoding DUF2075 domain-containing protein, producing MDRVIEDKDIPNNAGVAIEYVIPGNSKRLDFLISGYDQTNESNLVIIELKQWQKANVDPNKKDVITTYVGGGERQVAHPSYQAYSYGRLLYDFCEVVRNKPVNIKTCAFLHNYLLEEDDPIINPKYSDVIKSSPLYGSQDAQNLRNFIKDSIKKGDDIQIIHDIDSGKIRPSKSLQDSISSMLDGNEEFVLIDEQKVVFERAINLAEKCIEDGKKRTLIVQGGPGTGKSVVAIRLLAELIKKELNTRYITKTSATRNVYQSKLMGSNKDIGVINLFVSSETFHSKVKDFLDVAIVDESHRLVLRSGYYQNMGENQVQEIIRASKFSVFFIDENQIVHAKDVGTIEEIKASCQREKSDIYYDELPTQFRCNGSDGYLSWLDDLLQIKKTANPLFEADYNYDFDVVDSPSELFEWVKQKNEGRNRSRLLAGYCWEWNSKSDYRVNDININDFSMQWNFKNTKTWAIDFDSINQIGCVHTSQGLEFDYVGVIIGDDLRFEDNVVKTDFKKRAKSDRSLYGLKTKAHEEIRNLTFGEASKKIDLIIRNTYRTLMTRGMKGCRVYCTNKNLAQYFKLRLGKYKATSQDVYETLKVAESKTSTYIIDE from the coding sequence ATGGATAGGGTAATTGAAGATAAAGATATTCCGAATAACGCTGGTGTAGCTATTGAATACGTTATTCCTGGAAATTCCAAAAGATTGGACTTTCTTATTTCTGGATATGACCAAACAAATGAGTCTAATTTAGTAATTATTGAGCTCAAACAGTGGCAAAAAGCAAATGTAGATCCTAACAAGAAGGATGTAATTACTACATACGTTGGTGGTGGAGAAAGACAGGTAGCACACCCTTCATATCAAGCTTACAGTTATGGAAGATTGCTTTATGATTTTTGCGAAGTTGTTAGAAACAAACCAGTAAATATAAAAACTTGTGCTTTTCTACATAATTACCTGCTTGAAGAAGATGACCCTATTATAAATCCAAAATATTCAGATGTAATAAAATCATCTCCTTTATACGGTTCTCAAGATGCTCAGAATTTAAGAAACTTTATAAAAGATAGTATAAAAAAAGGAGATGATATACAAATAATACATGATATTGATTCTGGAAAAATACGTCCTTCAAAATCTCTTCAAGATTCTATTTCGAGTATGCTTGATGGTAATGAGGAATTTGTTCTAATTGATGAACAAAAAGTTGTTTTTGAAAGAGCAATCAACTTAGCTGAAAAATGTATTGAAGATGGAAAAAAAAGAACTTTAATTGTTCAGGGAGGTCCTGGGACTGGAAAATCAGTAGTAGCTATAAGATTATTGGCTGAGCTCATTAAAAAAGAACTTAATACGAGATACATTACTAAGACTTCTGCTACAAGAAATGTATACCAATCAAAATTAATGGGTTCTAACAAAGACATTGGTGTTATAAATTTGTTCGTGTCTTCTGAAACATTTCACAGTAAAGTTAAAGATTTTTTGGATGTTGCAATAGTTGATGAATCACACAGGTTGGTATTGAGGTCTGGGTATTATCAAAACATGGGTGAGAATCAAGTTCAAGAAATTATCAGAGCATCAAAATTTAGTGTGTTTTTTATAGACGAAAATCAAATTGTTCATGCTAAAGATGTCGGGACAATTGAAGAAATAAAAGCCTCATGCCAAAGAGAAAAATCAGATATTTATTATGATGAATTACCAACTCAATTTAGGTGTAATGGATCTGATGGCTATTTGTCATGGTTGGATGATTTATTGCAGATTAAGAAAACTGCAAATCCACTTTTTGAAGCTGATTACAACTATGATTTTGATGTTGTTGATAGTCCAAGTGAATTATTTGAATGGGTAAAACAAAAAAACGAAGGAAGAAACCGTTCAAGGTTGCTTGCAGGTTATTGCTGGGAATGGAATTCAAAGTCAGATTATAGGGTTAACGATATTAATATTAATGATTTCTCCATGCAGTGGAACTTTAAAAATACCAAAACATGGGCTATAGACTTTGATTCTATAAATCAAATTGGATGTGTACATACCTCACAGGGGTTGGAATTCGATTACGTTGGAGTGATTATTGGAGATGATTTAAGATTTGAAGATAATGTTGTTAAAACAGATTTTAAAAAGAGAGCTAAGTCTGATAGATCGCTTTATGGGTTAAAAACAAAAGCTCACGAGGAAATCAGAAATTTAACTTTTGGTGAGGCTTCAAAAAAAATAGATTTAATTATTAGAAATACTTATAGAACTCTTATGACGAGGGGGATGAAAGGTTGCAGGGTCTACTGCACTAACAAAAATCTTGCTCAATACTTTAAATTAAGGTTGGGTAAATATAAAGCCACGAGCCAAGATGTTTATGAAACACTCAAAGTGGCTGAATCTAAAACTTCAACATATATTATTGATGAGTAA
- a CDS encoding KilA-N domain-containing protein: protein MYTQDFKNDFISLTDIAKYRNSDDPRFVIQNWMRNRNTLEFIGLWEVLNNENFNRVQFDTFRNESGLNRFTMTPQKWIDSTKAIGIIAKAGRYGGTYAHYDIAMEFASWLSPEFKLCIIQDYKRLKSDENSRLSLGWNLNREISKINYKIHTHAIKEYLPSDLTSEQLSYK, encoded by the coding sequence ATATATACTCAGGACTTTAAAAATGACTTTATAAGTCTTACAGATATAGCAAAGTATAGAAATAGTGATGATCCACGATTTGTTATTCAAAACTGGATGAGAAATAGAAATACATTAGAGTTTATAGGATTGTGGGAAGTTCTTAATAACGAAAATTTTAACCGTGTGCAATTCGACACGTTTAGAAATGAATCAGGACTTAACAGATTTACGATGACTCCACAAAAATGGATAGATTCTACTAAAGCAATTGGAATTATCGCTAAGGCAGGAAGATATGGTGGCACATATGCCCATTATGATATAGCTATGGAATTTGCATCATGGCTATCTCCTGAATTTAAGCTATGTATTATTCAAGACTATAAGAGGCTTAAATCAGATGAAAATTCAAGATTATCTCTTGGTTGGAATCTTAATCGAGAAATATCAAAGATTAACTACAAAATTCATACACATGCCATCAAGGAATATCTACCATCCGATTTGACAAGTGAACAATTATCCTATAAGTAA
- a CDS encoding sodium:solute symporter family protein: MIESLINPMPLSFFLIMAVYFLLLAFIGYIAAKQTKDLKEYLIMGGRAGAIVSGVAYFATQYSFSTFMGVPAIAYREGFAGLSISVPGIAFSMIIPALVVGMKILKLSKKNQFLTMTDYLADRFQSNVVRISHALMIVVFLVAVMGAQMVGAGVIFKTFTGFPEWTGVVLTGTIVILYCMFSGMRGAMLTDVLQGLLMVITAIATFIMSIRIGGGLENITKSMLETNSKLLSHPGAEGGYGYGVYVSMILLWSFFSIAQPTLFTKFFTMKNYAVMFKAILLGTIGMFISATLIEWSGVNASISITGLRGNEADFIVPILIQQNFSSIISSILIAGIVSAGMSTVSALMVVATGSITRDIYQNIINPKSTNERILKLSRIITILIGLSGITIGICKPSSIFEIVRFAFGGMGVWAIAVILGMYWKHTTTAGILSGIFVAEIYYIYLKINKLDGTTLALGLDSLITSWLLGMAVAITVSLFTKPVNDEVIQRHFE; encoded by the coding sequence ATGATTGAGTCCCTCATCAACCCTATGCCACTTTCATTTTTCTTGATTATGGCAGTCTATTTCCTGCTTCTAGCCTTCATAGGTTATATAGCTGCAAAGCAAACTAAAGATTTAAAAGAGTATCTAATCATGGGAGGCAGAGCTGGTGCTATAGTTTCGGGCGTGGCCTATTTCGCCACTCAATATAGCTTCAGCACTTTTATGGGTGTACCTGCAATCGCTTATAGAGAGGGATTTGCAGGACTAAGTATATCAGTACCAGGCATTGCATTTTCTATGATTATTCCAGCACTTGTTGTCGGTATGAAAATATTGAAACTCTCTAAAAAGAATCAGTTCCTCACTATGACAGACTATCTAGCAGACAGATTTCAATCTAACGTAGTCCGCATTTCTCATGCACTAATGATAGTTGTTTTCCTCGTGGCTGTTATGGGTGCACAGATGGTTGGAGCTGGGGTTATTTTTAAAACATTTACAGGATTCCCTGAGTGGACGGGCGTAGTACTTACAGGCACAATAGTCATCCTCTACTGCATGTTTAGCGGTATGAGAGGAGCGATGCTAACCGACGTTTTACAAGGGTTGCTCATGGTTATCACTGCTATCGCAACTTTTATCATGTCTATTAGAATTGGCGGTGGCTTAGAAAACATCACGAAATCAATGCTAGAAACAAATAGCAAACTACTTTCGCACCCAGGTGCCGAAGGCGGATACGGTTACGGTGTCTACGTTTCGATGATACTTTTATGGAGCTTTTTTAGCATCGCACAACCCACACTATTTACTAAATTTTTCACTATGAAAAATTACGCAGTTATGTTTAAAGCAATACTGCTTGGAACAATTGGGATGTTTATATCCGCTACCCTTATTGAATGGTCAGGAGTCAATGCCTCCATTTCAATAACAGGCCTACGTGGCAATGAAGCCGATTTCATCGTCCCCATTTTGATTCAACAAAACTTCTCAAGTATCATCTCCTCAATATTAATCGCAGGCATAGTATCTGCTGGCATGTCAACTGTCTCAGCACTTATGGTGGTAGCCACAGGAAGCATCACAAGAGATATTTATCAAAACATAATCAACCCCAAATCTACTAACGAAAGGATTCTTAAGCTTTCAAGAATAATCACTATACTAATAGGACTAAGTGGAATAACAATTGGTATATGCAAACCATCAAGCATATTTGAAATAGTCAGATTTGCATTTGGAGGGATGGGCGTCTGGGCAATCGCCGTAATATTAGGAATGTACTGGAAACACACAACCACCGCAGGAATCCTAAGCGGAATATTCGTTGCAGAAATCTATTACATATACCTCAAAATAAACAAATTAGATGGCACAACACTTGCTCTTGGACTCGATTCACTAATAACATCATGGCTACTAGGAATGGCGGTAGCAATAACCGTAAGCCTATTCACCAAACCCGTAAACGATGAAGTGATCCAAAGACATTTTGAGTGA